One stretch of Candidatus Omnitrophota bacterium DNA includes these proteins:
- a CDS encoding glycosyltransferase family 4 protein, translating to MKNVLLIPGFLSDTFSTVEKLSFHLTEILQEEGYSVVWLVQDVRSCFNVYKNSINVGSLNEPVYVTELKKCKITFVTKKLYKFNLIKDYFIFKEIIKNYKIDCVIVQFGLERFYAAMFSKIFGVKVIWYERWASLHSKFWFLKKIFYHLFVDFFIANSEFTAKTLPRNKRIFILQNSIEVKKMTNLDKTEKNLLKLKLNLENFKYIVLMIAAFRSEKRYDLAIEILKRILLQRKDVCFVFLGNGELREFFLKLVDNLNLQDNVMMPGHVNNIEEFLLVADVLMLTSFNEPFGNCIIEGMSYSLPVVSFNNGGPAEIIKDNETGYLVPFGDVELFSSRLSNILKNDELRKVMGEKGFCRVNENFNILNWKIQIPRIFNEISAIK from the coding sequence ATGAAAAATGTCTTATTGATACCTGGTTTTTTAAGTGATACTTTTTCAACTGTTGAAAAACTTTCTTTTCATTTGACTGAGATTTTGCAGGAGGAGGGTTATTCTGTTGTTTGGCTGGTTCAAGATGTACGTTCTTGTTTCAATGTATACAAAAACAGTATTAATGTAGGCTCTTTGAATGAACCTGTTTATGTTACTGAGCTTAAGAAATGTAAGATAACTTTTGTTACTAAAAAGTTATATAAATTCAATTTAATAAAAGATTATTTTATATTTAAAGAAATTATAAAAAATTATAAGATTGATTGTGTAATTGTTCAGTTTGGGCTAGAACGTTTTTATGCTGCAATGTTTTCGAAAATTTTTGGAGTAAAAGTTATTTGGTATGAAAGATGGGCATCTCTACATAGTAAGTTTTGGTTTCTTAAAAAAATATTTTATCATTTATTCGTTGATTTTTTTATAGCTAATTCTGAATTTACCGCGAAAACTTTACCAAGAAACAAGAGAATATTTATTTTGCAAAATAGTATTGAAGTTAAAAAAATGACAAATCTTGATAAAACAGAAAAGAATTTGTTGAAATTAAAATTGAACTTAGAGAATTTTAAATATATTGTTTTGATGATTGCAGCATTTAGAAGTGAAAAAAGATACGATTTAGCAATTGAAATATTGAAAAGGATTTTGTTGCAAAGAAAAGATGTTTGTTTTGTTTTCCTTGGAAATGGCGAGTTAAGAGAATTCTTTCTAAAACTTGTTGATAATCTTAATCTTCAAGATAATGTTATGATGCCCGGTCATGTTAATAATATTGAAGAGTTTTTGTTGGTAGCTGATGTTTTAATGTTAACTTCTTTTAATGAGCCATTTGGAAATTGTATTATAGAAGGCATGAGCTATTCTTTGCCTGTCGTGTCTTTTAATAACGGTGGACCTGCAGAAATTATTAAGGATAATGAAACCGGATATTTGGTGCCTTTTGGAGATGTTGAATTGTTTTCTTCAAGGTTATCAAATATATTAAAGAACGATGAGTTAAGGAAAGTTATGGGTGAAAAGGGATTTTGTAGGGTTAACGAAAACTTTAATATTTTGAATTGGAAAATTCAAATTCCAAGGATATTTAATGAGATTTCCGCAATTAAATAA
- a CDS encoding glycosyltransferase family 4 protein, with amino-acid sequence MKVALVAFWYIEYTIELANALADLEGTEIVLFVPERLACKYSSQISSLLKLKTFKYRRMSNPINFFVISGVFLKLNKLKPSIIHVQGGNVWFNFLLPLLNKQSKLIVTIHDVTPHEGDKMTSILPLRERIIRFADGFIVHGNKIKDEFIRKYKADLKKVAVIPHGEFSIFSRIDNQLIEEEEATVLFFGRILEYKGLQYLIKAEPLIKKEIPNIKICIAGEGELLKEYEKLIVNRTSFEIINSYIDNNKVSQLFQKCCLVVLPYIEASQSGIVPIAYAFKKPVIATSVGSLPEVVKDGVTGFIISPRDINSLAEKVIFLIKNKEKRLLMGKNSFHMTKNELSWIEVATKTLNFYKEIGIIKR; translated from the coding sequence ATGAAAGTGGCATTGGTAGCTTTTTGGTATATTGAGTATACTATTGAATTAGCTAATGCTTTAGCTGATTTGGAAGGGACTGAAATAGTCTTGTTTGTACCTGAAAGATTAGCGTGTAAATATTCTAGTCAGATTAGCAGTTTATTGAAGCTAAAAACTTTTAAATATCGGAGAATGAGTAATCCTATAAATTTCTTTGTAATAAGCGGTGTTTTTTTAAAGCTTAATAAATTGAAACCCAGTATTATTCATGTTCAAGGTGGAAATGTATGGTTTAATTTTCTTCTTCCTCTGCTTAATAAACAAAGTAAATTAATTGTAACTATACATGATGTTACTCCGCATGAAGGAGATAAGATGACATCTATTTTGCCTTTAAGGGAAAGAATAATTAGGTTTGCCGATGGATTTATTGTCCATGGAAATAAGATAAAAGATGAGTTTATACGTAAATATAAGGCAGATTTAAAAAAAGTTGCAGTAATTCCGCATGGCGAATTCTCAATTTTTAGTAGGATTGATAATCAGCTTATTGAAGAGGAGGAAGCAACAGTTCTTTTTTTTGGTAGGATTCTCGAATACAAAGGGCTCCAATATTTAATTAAAGCAGAACCGTTGATAAAAAAAGAAATTCCAAATATTAAGATTTGTATAGCTGGTGAAGGAGAATTGCTTAAGGAGTATGAAAAGCTAATTGTAAACAGAACAAGCTTTGAAATAATAAATTCTTATATAGATAATAATAAAGTCTCTCAACTCTTTCAGAAATGCTGTTTAGTTGTTTTGCCTTATATTGAAGCTTCTCAAAGTGGAATTGTCCCGATTGCTTACGCTTTTAAAAAACCTGTTATAGCTACAAGCGTAGGGAGTCTTCCGGAAGTAGTTAAAGATGGAGTTACTGGTTTTATTATTTCTCCTCGCGATATTAATTCTTTGGCAGAAAAAGTGATTTTTTTGATTAAAAACAAAGAAAAAAGACTTCTTATGGGTAAGAATTCTTTTCATATGACTAAAAATGAGTTGTCATGGATTGAAGTAGCTACCAAAACTCTAAATTTTTATAAAGAGATAGGGATTATTAAGAGATGA
- a CDS encoding Coenzyme F420 hydrogenase/dehydrogenase, beta subunit C-terminal domain, which yields MSILDKITKKRICTGCGTCYSVCPLDAIQIKEDFEQGINLPKIDESICSECGLCLNICPQNSLLKGIENPNDFFGSMQYCFYGCSANYHLRIESTSGGLATAISSFCLEQGIVSSVVNVIPNEDNPLRYRATLSTTVKDIMKNKGAKYCPVSLNVILKEIAKRKSEDCLYIGLPCHVKGLKKAMEFLPELHTKIKYVITIFCGNVPNFKGTDFILDKYKIKKESVKKLDYRGRGWPGGMSISCSGQDRFLPSKEYWNKYFANYYFISDYCFVCDDLFGREGDISIGDAWLPRFSEDNQGTSIGIARTSKGSQLLDKCVENGCIYLNHIEKKEVLRSQLEKVKFKTGAYGWRKAFLLGEYKKFLNIDSSLGYNSLILSNNFLSKNVFFKYFLLNYFGNIYFRILAKLRFKLLRLIEDFS from the coding sequence ATGAGTATTTTAGATAAGATTACAAAAAAAAGAATTTGTACTGGTTGTGGTACTTGTTACAGTGTGTGTCCACTCGATGCTATTCAAATAAAGGAAGATTTTGAGCAGGGAATCAATCTTCCTAAAATTGATGAATCTATTTGTTCAGAGTGTGGTCTATGTCTAAATATTTGCCCTCAGAATTCGCTCTTAAAAGGAATTGAAAACCCTAATGATTTTTTTGGTTCTATGCAGTATTGTTTTTACGGATGCTCAGCAAATTATCATTTACGGATTGAATCAACTTCTGGAGGATTAGCTACAGCTATAAGTAGTTTTTGTCTTGAACAAGGAATCGTAAGTAGCGTTGTTAATGTTATTCCAAATGAAGATAATCCATTGCGGTATCGAGCCACGCTAAGTACTACAGTAAAGGATATTATGAAAAATAAGGGCGCAAAATATTGCCCTGTCTCTTTAAATGTAATTCTTAAAGAGATTGCTAAGAGGAAAAGTGAGGATTGTCTTTATATAGGTTTACCGTGTCACGTAAAGGGACTAAAAAAAGCAATGGAATTTCTGCCCGAACTACATACTAAAATTAAATACGTTATTACGATTTTTTGTGGAAACGTTCCTAATTTTAAAGGAACCGATTTTATTTTGGATAAATATAAAATCAAAAAAGAATCGGTAAAAAAGTTAGATTATAGGGGCAGGGGCTGGCCGGGAGGAATGTCTATTTCTTGCTCTGGACAGGATAGATTTTTGCCTTCAAAAGAGTATTGGAATAAATATTTTGCTAATTATTATTTTATTTCTGATTACTGTTTTGTTTGTGATGATTTATTTGGACGAGAAGGTGATATTTCAATAGGAGATGCTTGGTTGCCACGATTTAGCGAAGATAATCAAGGTACTTCAATTGGTATCGCCCGAACGTCTAAAGGGTCACAGTTGTTAGATAAATGTGTTGAAAATGGGTGTATTTATTTAAATCATATCGAGAAAAAAGAAGTTTTGCGTTCTCAGTTAGAAAAGGTAAAATTCAAAACTGGTGCATACGGATGGCGCAAAGCCTTTCTCTTAGGTGAATACAAAAAGTTCTTAAATATTGATTCAAGTTTGGGGTATAATTCATTAATTTTGTCTAATAATTTTTTGTCAAAAAATGTTTTTTTCAAGTATTTTTTACTAAATTATTTTGGAAATATATATTTTAGAATACTAGCTAAGTTAAGATTTAAACTTTTGAGATTAATTGAGGATTTTTCATGA
- a CDS encoding polysaccharide pyruvyl transferase family protein has protein sequence MKKILITGTGNIFNNGEFAMLLGVYEGISNNFCDFELNVLTNKKEECKKIIKNKKINFLNDYWVGQKKNKLVFIRSVIWNIVFLVFSRFVKMKSKHESLNAYNDCDIIVDLSGDGISTDYTVLSLYLRLYSLFCGMIAKKKIILLGQTIGPIKGRINLFLTRFILSKANVIVLREERSFDYMIRHKFLRKNLVLGTDNALLLEPDIEGAENVLFKNVILPNSKLIGLSPSAIVYKWFPDNASNADMKKEYIRSVAGVIDILIENYKFKVLLIPHVISSVDNDDLEVCKEIYKAVKNKNDITLLPEYYNGAILKGIIARLHFLITFRMHAAVAAISSGVPVICWSYNDKFEGLIGDKMGLSQYIVNIRENNLSEVMKKTLILVEQVENDYQNITYSLKKNAATQKGRALENISHIFENMGIFK, from the coding sequence ATGAAGAAAATACTAATAACTGGAACAGGTAATATTTTCAATAACGGCGAGTTTGCAATGTTACTTGGAGTTTATGAAGGGATTTCGAATAATTTTTGTGATTTTGAACTTAATGTGCTTACAAATAAGAAAGAGGAATGCAAAAAAATTATAAAAAATAAGAAAATAAATTTCTTAAACGATTATTGGGTAGGTCAAAAGAAAAATAAGTTAGTTTTTATTAGAAGCGTAATTTGGAATATTGTTTTTCTCGTATTTTCTCGCTTTGTTAAGATGAAATCAAAACATGAATCACTAAACGCTTATAATGATTGTGATATTATTGTTGATTTAAGTGGTGATGGTATTAGTACAGATTATACGGTTTTATCTTTGTATCTGCGTCTTTATTCTCTTTTTTGTGGAATGATTGCTAAAAAGAAAATTATTCTACTGGGTCAAACTATCGGTCCTATCAAAGGAAGAATCAATTTATTTTTAACTCGTTTTATATTGTCTAAAGCAAATGTAATTGTGTTAAGAGAAGAAAGAAGTTTCGACTATATGATTAGACACAAGTTTTTAAGAAAAAATTTAGTTTTGGGAACCGATAATGCTTTATTATTGGAACCTGATATTGAGGGAGCGGAAAATGTTTTATTTAAGAATGTTATTTTACCAAACTCCAAGTTAATTGGTTTGTCTCCTAGCGCTATAGTATATAAATGGTTTCCTGATAATGCTAGTAATGCAGATATGAAAAAAGAGTATATACGTTCCGTTGCTGGTGTCATTGATATTCTAATTGAGAATTACAAGTTTAAAGTTTTATTGATTCCTCATGTAATTTCTTCTGTAGATAATGATGATCTAGAAGTCTGTAAAGAAATCTATAAAGCTGTTAAAAATAAAAACGATATTACGTTGTTACCAGAATATTATAATGGAGCAATTTTGAAAGGCATAATTGCAAGGTTGCATTTTTTAATTACTTTTCGTATGCATGCCGCAGTTGCAGCAATTAGTTCGGGAGTTCCAGTTATTTGTTGGTCATATAACGATAAATTTGAGGGGTTAATAGGAGATAAAATGGGTCTATCTCAATATATTGTAAACATAAGAGAAAATAATTTAAGCGAGGTTATGAAAAAAACTTTAATTTTGGTGGAACAAGTTGAAAATGATTACCAAAACATTACTTATTCTTTAAAAAAAAATGCAGCTACTCAAAAAGGAAGAGCTTTAGAGAATATCAGTCATATTTTTGAGAATATGGGAATTTTTAAATGA
- a CDS encoding O-antigen ligase family protein — MINKNNFLNIVIVIIFSWFVGNIVFNALFYRFKYFQFVLMGILFIPLFIALFFKHSKNMILGLIVFNLMINPGFPINFFEHRLVIYTSDFLFLFVSFFVLARSNFYKKKKIFSSSVLGGIIPLLGLAFFELLSLIPAVNKTLPWLEIIDTFRVIWLFLLAIILFDEFNDLKFVIRNLLIAFILQSCFILIEFLVGHPVFRIPAGVHIFDVVGDIFRPSGTFGHSSGFAKFSSLVIPIAFASMIYEKRKWRVISFVSFILGCFALILTVSRAGILFTSIGLFYFIFLIIIQRSFKIALPKFVLLICFFAVILSVSLGGKRIISRFNNDLGSISARPKMYSVAFNIIAHNPILGVGMNNYVLVAPKYDTTSDRVSVRIPDPVHNIYLLYAAEAGLLGFLMFLLFLLRTIFAYFKFPFSNDSTIWLLSRSIGIGIACCWLHGLIGWGFRLTLVFSGFLCLFSAAVFKLISIKKNNL; from the coding sequence ATGATTAATAAAAATAATTTTTTGAATATCGTTATCGTTATTATATTTTCTTGGTTCGTTGGTAATATTGTTTTTAATGCTTTATTTTATCGTTTTAAATATTTTCAATTTGTTCTCATGGGTATATTGTTTATTCCTTTGTTTATAGCTTTATTCTTTAAACATAGTAAGAATATGATTCTAGGTCTAATTGTATTTAATTTAATGATAAATCCAGGATTCCCTATTAATTTTTTTGAACACAGGCTAGTTATATATACAAGCGATTTTTTATTTTTATTTGTTTCTTTTTTTGTTTTGGCGCGAAGTAATTTTTATAAGAAGAAGAAAATATTTTCTTCTTCTGTGCTTGGTGGTATCATCCCATTACTTGGTCTTGCCTTTTTTGAACTACTTTCTTTGATTCCTGCTGTTAATAAGACTTTGCCTTGGCTTGAAATTATCGATACTTTTAGAGTTATTTGGTTATTTTTATTGGCTATAATCTTATTTGATGAATTTAATGATTTAAAATTTGTTATAAGAAACTTATTAATTGCCTTTATATTGCAATCTTGTTTTATTTTAATTGAGTTCTTAGTTGGTCATCCGGTTTTTAGAATTCCTGCTGGCGTACACATTTTTGATGTAGTTGGAGATATTTTTAGACCCTCAGGTACATTTGGTCATTCAAGTGGTTTTGCAAAGTTTTCTTCTTTGGTTATTCCTATAGCTTTTGCCTCAATGATTTACGAAAAAAGAAAATGGAGAGTTATTTCTTTTGTTTCTTTTATTCTTGGTTGCTTTGCTTTAATTCTTACCGTTTCGCGCGCGGGTATCTTGTTTACTTCGATTGGTTTATTCTACTTTATTTTTTTAATTATTATACAACGTTCTTTCAAAATCGCTTTGCCAAAATTTGTATTATTGATTTGTTTCTTTGCAGTTATTTTATCAGTTTCTTTAGGTGGAAAGAGGATTATTAGTCGTTTTAATAACGATTTGGGATCAATTTCTGCTAGGCCAAAAATGTATTCTGTCGCTTTCAATATTATAGCTCATAATCCAATTTTAGGTGTAGGGATGAATAATTATGTTCTTGTGGCACCCAAGTATGATACTACTTCAGATAGGGTTTCAGTTAGGATCCCCGATCCGGTTCACAATATATATTTACTATACGCTGCAGAAGCCGGTTTATTAGGGTTTTTGATGTTTTTGCTTTTTCTTTTGAGAACAATTTTTGCGTATTTCAAGTTTCCTTTTAGTAATGATTCTACAATATGGTTACTTTCTCGTTCGATTGGGATAGGCATAGCGTGTTGTTGGTTGCACGGTTTAATAGGGTGGGGATTTCGGCTTACGCTCGTTTTTTCTGGGTTTTTATGCTTATTTAGTGCTGCAGTTTTTAAGCTTATCTCGATTAAAAAAAATAATTTATAA
- a CDS encoding MOP flippase family protein: protein MSIRKKTVQGITWAGISQVSKQGFQLIITAILARLLVPSDFGLLGMATVFTGFAAVISEFGISSALIQKQEITEIHLSSSFWVNIIFGILLTLFFILCSPFIAAFYNKPELTLIIKIISFNFLFSSLMVVPQAILTKNLDFKRLMIRDLVSVIISGLFAVLLAFKGYGVWSLVIQSLVFTLVNCFSLWLLTSWRPRAILSWMALKEISKFSIFMVGFNSINYFARNLDFLLIGKFLGDGPLGFYSLAYKLMLVPLQNVSGVITRVIFPVFSKVQNDAKKLILGYLHLLKAVSILAFPVMLGLFVLTDVFVKVVFGDKWIAITPIVKLLCFSGLAQAIGGQLTGNIRLSKGRAGLHFRLGLLHALLTAASIIVALANGIFWIVFTLTLFNVAWSFYTNYITLPLINLKMRKYFSSLKSIFLSSLVMVLSISIVLLFLKQSNIFTLVILIVFGLLVYIFSLVYFKQIVFIEGKPQIAFEND, encoded by the coding sequence ATGAGCATTAGAAAAAAAACGGTGCAAGGAATTACTTGGGCTGGTATTTCTCAAGTTTCGAAACAAGGTTTTCAGCTAATCATTACTGCTATTTTAGCAAGATTATTAGTACCAAGTGATTTTGGATTGCTAGGTATGGCAACAGTATTTACAGGTTTTGCAGCTGTAATATCAGAATTTGGAATTAGTAGCGCACTAATTCAAAAACAAGAAATTACCGAGATTCACCTTTCTTCATCTTTTTGGGTAAATATTATTTTTGGTATTTTATTAACTTTATTTTTTATTCTTTGTTCGCCATTTATAGCAGCTTTTTATAATAAGCCTGAGTTAACATTAATTATAAAAATAATTTCTTTTAATTTTTTGTTTTCGTCCTTAATGGTCGTTCCTCAAGCAATATTAACTAAAAATCTTGATTTTAAACGTTTAATGATTCGCGATCTTGTTTCAGTAATAATATCTGGTTTGTTTGCGGTATTATTGGCATTTAAAGGTTATGGAGTTTGGAGTCTAGTAATTCAATCTCTCGTTTTTACTTTGGTAAATTGTTTTTCTTTATGGTTGCTTACGAGTTGGCGCCCAAGGGCTATTCTTTCTTGGATGGCGCTCAAAGAAATATCTAAATTTAGTATTTTTATGGTTGGATTTAACTCAATAAATTATTTTGCTCGTAATTTAGATTTCCTCTTAATAGGGAAATTTCTTGGCGATGGTCCTTTAGGATTTTATTCGCTAGCCTATAAGCTTATGTTAGTACCTTTGCAAAATGTTTCTGGTGTTATTACCAGAGTTATTTTTCCCGTTTTTTCAAAGGTTCAAAATGATGCAAAAAAGTTAATTTTAGGTTATCTTCATTTACTAAAAGCTGTTTCAATTCTTGCTTTTCCAGTAATGCTTGGATTATTTGTTTTAACAGATGTTTTTGTGAAAGTAGTTTTTGGAGATAAATGGATTGCTATCACTCCTATAGTTAAGTTGTTATGTTTTAGTGGATTAGCGCAGGCTATAGGAGGACAACTAACCGGTAATATTAGATTGTCTAAAGGTAGAGCAGGCCTCCATTTTAGGCTAGGTTTATTACATGCTTTGTTAACTGCTGCTTCTATTATCGTTGCTTTAGCCAACGGAATATTTTGGATTGTTTTTACTTTGACTTTGTTTAATGTTGCTTGGTCGTTTTATACTAATTATATTACATTGCCCTTAATTAACTTAAAAATGAGAAAGTATTTTTCTTCTTTAAAATCAATCTTTTTAAGCAGCTTGGTAATGGTTTTATCGATTTCCATAGTTTTGCTTTTTCTAAAACAAAGTAACATTTTTACGCTTGTAATTCTAATTGTTTTTGGATTGTTAGTTTATATTTTTAGTTTGGTATATTTTAAACAAATAGTATTTATTGAAGGTAAACCTCAAATCGCATTCGAAAATGATTAA
- a CDS encoding acyltransferase yields the protein MKDRDISLDFFKGICIISVVCIHSFDSSNNSDVFANFDIAFRQVFNFAVAGFIWVAGYWMGFSSLKSISPKLSLLKRRLSGVFVPYLIWTTFYLLIFARKNTISLKYICSSIFFGKASGQLYFIPVLIQLFLLTRLIFFLYYNKLLLKVALFINLSYIILIYFLASLNIQISFPYYAVPFMGWIFFYSLGIYIGINNDELILHPFLRLRYFLFTILIITLLSSIIEAELINSKFKLLQIALSQIKISSFLYANSIILLFIIYRKSFMRKNIVSNLGQISFGIFLTHLLFMNLVKKILPGIDHSFIVHLGIIFARVCIIIFLSWSLIKFLRVILRNNSQILKKIGFI from the coding sequence ATGAAAGATAGAGATATTTCATTAGATTTTTTTAAAGGGATTTGTATTATCTCTGTGGTTTGTATTCATTCTTTTGATAGTAGCAATAATTCTGATGTCTTTGCTAATTTTGATATTGCTTTTAGACAAGTCTTTAATTTTGCAGTTGCTGGTTTTATATGGGTGGCTGGGTATTGGATGGGATTTAGTTCGTTAAAATCCATATCTCCTAAATTAAGTTTATTAAAGAGACGCTTAAGTGGAGTTTTTGTTCCGTACTTAATTTGGACTACATTCTATTTGTTGATCTTTGCTCGAAAGAATACAATTTCACTAAAGTATATATGTTCTTCGATATTCTTTGGTAAGGCTTCAGGTCAGTTATACTTTATTCCTGTATTAATACAATTGTTTTTATTGACTCGGTTAATTTTCTTTCTCTATTATAATAAATTGCTTTTAAAGGTAGCATTATTTATTAACCTAAGTTATATAATCTTAATCTATTTTCTAGCTAGTCTAAATATTCAAATATCATTTCCTTATTATGCTGTTCCTTTCATGGGATGGATATTTTTCTATTCTTTAGGGATTTATATTGGGATAAATAATGATGAACTAATTCTACACCCCTTTTTGCGGTTAAGGTATTTTTTATTTACTATTTTAATAATTACTCTTTTGAGCTCAATCATAGAGGCAGAATTGATTAATTCTAAATTCAAATTGTTGCAAATCGCTTTATCTCAGATAAAGATTTCTTCATTTTTATATGCGAATAGTATAATTTTATTATTTATTATTTATAGAAAGTCATTTATGCGAAAAAATATTGTTTCGAATTTAGGTCAAATATCTTTCGGTATTTTCTTAACACATTTATTGTTTATGAATTTAGTAAAGAAAATTCTTCCAGGTATAGATCATTCTTTTATTGTTCATTTAGGAATCATATTTGCTAGGGTATGTATAATTATTTTTTTGAGTTGGTCATTAATAAAATTTCTTAGGGTTATTTTAAGAAATAATTCACAAATTTTAAAAAAAATTGGTTTTATCTAA
- a CDS encoding phosphomannose isomerase type II C-terminal cupin domain yields MEEYQREYLVSIGERPWGNYKVLLNGEDHKVKEITVSKGCRLSLQRHKKREEHWFIHHGEAQVEINGVVHKLSVGQYIDIPRNCEHRIKNIGSTDLIFIEIQTGDYFGEDDIERLEDDYKR; encoded by the coding sequence ATGGAAGAATATCAAAGAGAATATTTAGTTTCTATTGGTGAGAGGCCTTGGGGCAATTATAAGGTTCTTTTAAACGGCGAAGACCACAAGGTTAAGGAAATCACTGTTTCTAAGGGCTGCCGCCTTAGCCTTCAGAGGCATAAAAAGCGCGAAGAGCATTGGTTCATTCATCATGGAGAAGCGCAAGTTGAAATAAATGGTGTAGTACATAAGCTTTCAGTCGGGCAATATATTGATATCCCCCGTAATTGCGAGCATCGTATTAAAAATATCGGTTCCACAGATTTAATATTTATTGAAATCCAAACCGGCGATTATTTCGGTGAAGATGATATTGAGCGCTTAGAGGATGATTATAAAAGGTGA
- a CDS encoding polysaccharide biosynthesis tyrosine autokinase — translation MENYSETTLRDYLRIIFRHIVVVLTAIITVTATVIVGLIFKTPVYQSQVKMLVSAEKQVEATYYRELLLDRNTPITITQSEIMKSNPVMERVVKAIGLYQRPLDYEKNFCSLIKKPYVILSAKAFNAKLKHLPEDQRRAFLYRIAVEDLKQHVDVEPIRDTNLFILSARDFSPVGAAIIANVVSRSYVIFDLEQQMAEQQLKYGEKHQSVIQLKDNIERMIKNLDGKPLPDVEAIGPASVKIIEQATVPLRPVGLPKSTTLLLAFVMSVFLGVMLAFTCEYLDQTFKSAVEVERYLNLPFLGFIPRRLKKHKSSIVNTKREAMLARAYNNLSEQIYLIMRDRNFKSLLLTSALRLEGVSTIAHNMGMYLSNSAGHKVLIIDANLRNTTSVGVKAKTLKGPGLTDVIEGKVTFEKAVHALNAKFHVLSAGETELNPITFFDSVAMQDLIKHVKEKYEIVLIDCSDLISFKDAAVLSAYVDGTVLVVNENKTRRQVVKAAIVPLEQKKANILGVILNNRTFPIPEKIYQRI, via the coding sequence ATGGAAAATTATAGCGAAACAACACTGCGGGATTACCTGCGTATAATATTCCGCCATATTGTGGTGGTTTTGACAGCCATTATTACAGTAACGGCGACTGTTATCGTAGGGCTTATATTTAAAACACCTGTATATCAGTCTCAGGTAAAGATGTTAGTGTCTGCGGAAAAACAGGTGGAAGCTACTTATTATCGGGAATTACTGCTTGACCGTAACACACCTATTACAATTACTCAAAGCGAAATTATGAAATCAAATCCGGTAATGGAACGCGTGGTTAAAGCAATCGGGCTGTATCAGCGGCCATTAGATTATGAGAAGAACTTTTGTTCTTTGATAAAGAAGCCGTATGTTATTTTAAGTGCAAAAGCCTTTAACGCTAAACTTAAGCACTTGCCTGAAGACCAGCGAAGGGCTTTTTTATATAGGATTGCTGTTGAAGATTTAAAACAGCATGTAGATGTTGAGCCGATAAGAGACACGAATCTGTTTATCTTAAGCGCAAGGGATTTTAGCCCTGTTGGAGCTGCAATCATTGCTAACGTTGTCAGCCGTTCATATGTCATCTTTGACCTTGAACAGCAAATGGCTGAGCAGCAGCTTAAATACGGCGAAAAGCACCAGTCAGTTATCCAGCTTAAGGATAATATTGAAAGAATGATTAAGAATTTAGATGGAAAGCCGCTTCCAGACGTAGAAGCAATTGGCCCGGCATCAGTAAAGATTATTGAGCAGGCAACTGTTCCTTTAAGGCCGGTTGGGCTTCCAAAAAGCACTACTTTGCTTTTAGCTTTTGTGATGAGTGTTTTCTTAGGAGTCATGCTTGCGTTTACCTGTGAATATCTGGACCAGACTTTTAAATCAGCTGTTGAAGTAGAGAGATATTTAAACCTGCCATTCTTAGGGTTTATCCCGAGAAGATTGAAAAAGCATAAATCTTCAATTGTTAATACAAAAAGAGAGGCAATGCTTGCGCGTGCTTATAATAATCTCTCCGAGCAGATATATCTGATAATGAGAGATAGAAATTTTAAGTCGCTTCTTTTAACCTCGGCATTGCGGTTAGAGGGCGTATCAACAATTGCCCATAACATGGGGATGTATTTGTCTAATTCTGCAGGGCATAAAGTTTTAATTATTGACGCTAATTTGAGAAATACTACTTCAGTTGGGGTTAAGGCTAAAACGCTAAAAGGCCCGGGCTTAACTGATGTAATTGAAGGGAAGGTTACGTTTGAAAAAGCAGTGCATGCTTTAAACGCAAAATTTCATGTTTTAAGCGCTGGCGAAACAGAGCTTAATCCAATTACATTCTTTGATTCTGTGGCAATGCAGGATTTAATTAAACACGTAAAAGAAAAGTATGAGATAGTTTTGATTGACTGCTCGGATTTAATCAGCTTTAAAGATGCAGCTGTGCTTTCTGCGTATGTTGACGGAACAGTGCTTGTGGTTAATGAAAATAAGACCAGAAGGCAGGTTGTTAAGGCTGCTATTGTGCCTTTAGAGCAGAAGAAAGCTAATATATTGGGAGTTATTCTTAATAATCGCACATTCCCAATCCCTGAAAAAATCTATCAGCGGATATAA